TAAACTCCAAATGGAGGAAATTAGGTGTCCACATGAATTATAAACGGTGGATTAATAGGACGACCAAACCCACTCTTTTTTCATGTTCTCTGCAGTTAACCTTCACAAATATTttgttataattttttatataaatcaggcagaaatgtaaacaaattctTGTCGTGACCCTCCGACTGCTCGAAGTTGTGGTTGTTGTAGTCTTAAGTGCTTAGTCTCGACTGGTGTATTCACTGTCTCCCCTCACCCGTTCGCCGCTAGGGGCGGGTTGAGCTGAGGCCAATAGGCCACCTAGTGGTTCACATTACAACATCTTTCCCTTCCATGCAAATTTCAACACAAGAACAGGATTCTGGATAGGACAGCGCACTAATGCGTAGAACGATAGAAGAAGAGATAGGCGTAAGGTGAGATGTGCATGAATGAGGAACGATTACTAGTTACGAAAGTCAAGAGAAATGAAGACATAGAATTACTCAATGAAAGACACAAATCTTAGTTAATGGTAAGCAAGTGAGACAACAATATCAGGATCTACGATAAAACCCTTGAAACACGAGCTGGACCTCCCGACCAAGCACAACCCGATAGCGGTTAAGTTAACTCGGGTCTACCGGGCGGGAAAACTGGCGACCAGAACGGGTGAACATTGGGAACGGCACACTCCTTGCTGGGGTATCCCCACAAACCGCACCGCTGACGGCCTGGTGCTCATGACGTGGCCCCGGCGCTGGACTGGGGTAGGCTGGCCACACTGCTAAAGGCGAGGCATTACCCCGCGAAGGGGTAGAACGACACTCCGGTTGGGTAGTTGTTGTAGACTGGGCCAGTACTGACCCGGAACTAGGGCAAGGTGTGTCACAGCCCACCGATGGGGTCACATGGAGATGCGTTGCTGGCGCTGGAACAGAGTGCGTCAGCCCTGGCGACGGGAAAAGCACCGACTGGTTTGCTACACTCTCCAAGGCTCCATTTGTCGTACCTCGAGGCAGTAGGGGATGACTGGGTGCGTCCAGTGGTGACGACGAAGAATAATCAATGTTGATGGCCCAGCGTGTTCTGCGAAACAGTCGGCCATCAGATAATCGGACCAGATATGAATTCGGCTCTGGACACACCTTTTCAACGGTTCCTGGCTGCCACCGAGAGTTGACACGAGCCCTGACTCGTTGCCCCACAAATAGGGCGGATGAGCGCACGTCAGTGCAGCGTGTATTCTGGAAGTGAACCTTTTCTTGTCGTCGTCGTAACTGCAGCTGCACGAACGATGAGGGGACCACCCTCGGGGTGAGAGCAGACGGAAGGAACGGGAGTGAGCCGCGAAGATGGCGGCCTTGTAGGAGCACGGAGGGAGATGGTAACTGGTCGGATACTGGCGTTGAGTGGACTGCTGCTAAGACTTCCCACAGGGACTTGCCGTCCCGGAACATTTTCAACATGGTCTTTTTTACTGTCTGGATGTGCCTCTCTGCCAGATCATTAGACTGCGGGAACTCAGGGCTGGAAGTCAAATGACGAACTTGTCGTTTTGCACAAAAACGGTTAAACTCAACGCAGTCAAACTGCTTCCCATTGTCGGATATAATCTCCTCAGGGGTCAAGAAATCCGCGAAAAATCCGTCGAGGGCTTCAATGGTGGATGACGACGTGAGCGTGGGCAGTGTCGCCACACACGGCCACTTGCTGTAATCATCCACTAACAGCAGGTAGTGGACACCACCAAACTGGAAGATGTCGGCTGATACCTTCTGGAATGGGTGAACCAGGATGCGGGTGGGAAACAGGGGCAATGCTGGATTGTTATGCCGATTTTATTGACACGATGGGCAGCTGGCCACCGTGTTACGGATCTGGTCATCACAACCGAGCCAATATACCGACGATTTTGCTCTCCTGACGCATTTCACTTCACCGAAGTGACCAAAATGGATGCCGTCCATTACCTCTCTTCTCAGCGATACTGGAACGACGAGTCTTTCTCCATAAAGGATGATGCCGCCGACTTCACTGAGGGAGTGGCGCACATTCCAATACGGCCGGGCCGGGAGTGGACAGTGACTCTTTTTGTCGGGCCAGTCCGTCAACAGCATTTCCTTGACTATTTTCAAAGCCGGATCCTCGTCAGTGGCTCGACTGTAACGAGATCGCGTATCCTGGAGAGGGATAACATGGTCTAAAACGGCATGAACTTGTCCTGGCAACCTCCGTGGCGTCATCTGTAAACAACACAGGCAAATGAGCTCTGCTGAGGGTGTCGGCGATGAAGAGTTCTTTTCCTGGCTTATACACCAGACAAAAGTCAAAACTTTGAAGCTGAAGGCGCATCCTTTGGATGCGAGGGGAGCAGTCGGCTACTTGCTTGTCCAGTAGGCCAACGAGTGGTTTGTGGTTGGACTCCACCGTGACTTGCTGGCCAAAGACGTACTGCTTAAACCGCATGAGTCCAAATTGCACGGCAAGCAGTTCCTTCTCCAATTGGCAATATCGCTGTTGTGTTGGGGTGAGGGAGGTCGATGAGTATGCTACGGGCTGACCGTTTTGCAGCAACACGGCTCCGAGCCCCGTTGGTGAAGCGtccaccgatagcaccgccgGTAGGTCTAAATCGAAGCGCCGCAAGGCCGGAAGCGATGACATGGCTTCCTTAAGCTTGACCCATGCGGCTCTCTGTGGTTCCTCCCAGACCCAGGCGGACGACTCCTTCAACAAATCACGTAGGGAACGCGTCAAACCCGCTAGGTTCGGACAAAACTTATCCAAATAGGTGGCCATTCCCAGTAGGCGGACTAAGGCTGCCTTATCTGTGGGTTCAGGCATATTAACGATTGCTTCCACTCTTGACGGGTCCACTTTTACCACACCATCCCCTATTACGTGCCCCAGCCAAGGCACCTCCTTTAGGAAGAATTTGCATTTCTTCAATTGAAGCTTCAGGTTGTGCTGACGGCAACGTGTAAGGACATGGCGCAAGTTGGTCTGAAGCTCTTCCATCGATTCACCCGTGACTAAGAAGTCATCAAAGTATGTGATAACACCTGTGAGGTCGCCAAACAGCTCCGACATCGTGTGCAGATAGACTTCCGGCGCGGACTTCAGCCAAAGGGCATGCGCAGGAAACGATAGCGTCCCCCAGGGGTTGCCATGGTGCACAAATAGGACGATTCCTCCGACAGGGGAATCTGATAAAAACCCTGCGCTGCATCCAGGCTGCAGAAGAACTTTGCTTTACCAATTTTGGCGAATAATTGTTCGACAGTGGGAATTGAATAGTGTTGACGTACTACAGCCTTGTTTAAGCTAGACGGGTCGATGCAGAGGCGAACGTCGCCATCCGGTTTGCTGACAACCATCATACGGCTCACCCAGTCAGTGGGCTCAGACACCGGAGCAATGATACCGTCCGCCACCATTTGGTCAAGCTTCCGGTACACCGGTTCTTCCCACAGGAACGGAATCCTCCCTGCGGGAGAGACGACCGGATCCACCACGTTACTCCCCGTACTCAACTTGATGACGTGCTCAATCGGAAGTTTTCCCAGCCCCGTGAAGACATCTAAAAACTCCGTGACGACTGCGGGAACGGGAGGCCGAGAGACAGACTGAATCGAGTTTACACGCCGTATTTTGGAACGAGGACTGTAAATGATAAAATCAAATCTGAATATTCCATCATCGAGCTTGATGGACAATGCAATTTTCACGATTAAtagtacttgggagcctcagtgtagtaggatgGGGTTGCATAGACTGTTGTGTAGTATTTCGGAGCTTCAGTGTGGTAGCTCGGTGCAGCATATGCTGTGGTATACTCGGGGGCCTTTGTAGTATAATATCTTGGAGCCTCAGTCCGGTAATATTTAGGGGCCTCAGTCTGGTAATATTTATGGGCCTCAATGTAGTAAGCTGGAGCAGCGTAAGtggttgtgtagtattcagcagcctttgtggtgtagtattcagcagcctcagtgtagtaagccgGAGCAGCGTaggtggtggtgtagtatttgggcgcctcggtgtagtaagctggagcagcgtatgttgtggtgtagtactcagCTTTCTTCGTGTAATACTCCTGGGTGgcagttgtgtagtattcagtggcctttgtggtatagtgtaaagaaccaaaacaatttattctttattattttcattatttttcctaccctttattcttacgtaacattaattttctatacgcccctcttttctatgtaatttcttccttagacgttttaccgactgatttacccttcaaacgtttcaacttaattttcttgtagttcgaccttcatgaaacccgtataaaaacttttgttctatagaaaatagcgagagtcacttttcacaaatcagttcctaaagagttgttccccaattttttgtgctactgaaataaactttactagaaacgacaatgaaaaagtaagttaaaatataaataacttacatttggtggcagcggaGTCGAACTCGGCTTTAGTGTTAAGCTGAAtagcgtgtgttttttttgtttgttttagatttttatggtaataagtgttacttattaccttctctCCGTTTTTTGGCTTCCTATTTGGTTGAATTTCTGGATAACTTTTCATAGTTATAAAAGAACATGCTTTGTTAGGAATTAGTTCGTTATAAAAGATGAGGGCAAATGAGGATAGCGGTTTAGAaaccactttagaaagaagatctgtaagaaaagggccactaatacaaagatttgttcgatcaGTACGTGAAAGGTTCACTCCCTTACGATCAGGAGGCGGGTCGacgtcaattttgagaaataacgaaaatctaggtgtcgaactagatagtgatagcccacatcaatccgatattgatcttcttgattccaatgaaattaaagaattgagaaatgatgatcagtggaacgaagtacttaatatgcaagtatcatcacaagacgaaaccgtagtcgaacccctgataggcgaggagacaagagaattgttatcatataatcaacttctagaacaggctcgggcaattacggaccttgaaaaaacaacagatagggtagaaaacacagaagatatctctttagatttccaaaacctagaactagtaaatgaagagaaccaagatcgggcatggttttatcagcaatacggaaatacgagaacaacggaaattcctgttgacgatcttatttttgaattgcagtatttacttcgaagtgaaaaaaaaatagagttaacaaacaaagaagtaggaacagccttaagagcattactcttaaccgaacccacaattttgacaccaaTAGAACTCTTTAAGCACTGTGGTCTAAAAACATACTACGAAAGTACTGATTCAGAGTATGAATCAGTGCATTCAggagaacaacaaaataggtcagaatcagacttagtgccccaatctttagtaacactcgaaactgaggaagaaagttaaaaaaacTGCGTACCTatcaaaattgtaagagcGGAAATCCACACGCAAGGCGATCAGATTCCTTTAGATTGTCCTAAATCGACCCCTAGTACCACAACAATCACTTGTCCGACGGTTACTCATTCACAGTCAAGTATGAATACTCAAATTCCTCAATCACAGTTAGCGTCCACTCCGTGTAACTATTTACCGTATCAAGGACTACAAAGTCGGAAAGTCTCCTTTACTCCAGCGTCGATCGTTGagcagtcaaacaaaatcacgcAAAACAAACcttcagaagaaacaaaccaagacatgcccattaaaatatacgtaaaagaattgagccgtttgatggaatccggaatggattatgaggatgcttctaaagcagctgattgtattgtgcaacacgttctaacgaatactaaacgttgcattaattcctctcagaaaacgaagcctaatggacagcctgtttttagaactagctctcagccttcatatcttacctcaacccctttgcatacacaaccacttgcgttaagtggacaaagtgtaaaaattccaagcatgtacaataagcaaagtaataacggagccactccaaagtactcagttaccagctccattcctaaaatgaatcccttagtaatgtgtccgtcaaaagtaaacagtataggaaacacaaacaattttatttctaacgccatcgataaaaataaaaagttacaacaaagccaagcaatgacgttatttagtaacgtcggaatttacgtagaccgtgaacgctccggtcgctttgatgactggcttgcacatctagaatcagtactggttttaggcgattttgaggagtcaagaaaaattatcttactacgctccaaattgtatggtgaagcggctgatgagtttgataactttaaacttgaaaacccaattagcgcgcaaatttacgacagagtaaaggagcgtttaattaaactttttcactctacagagaccagatctaaacaaagcgttgaatttcataatatgcaaCGAGAACCCGAAGAAAATATGAGACGTTATGCGAATCGTATACGCAAGGCCTTCCACTTAGCGTATCCTATAAAATCCACGATAGATaaagcaacagctttttccagagaacaaattatgatggacagatttctggaagggctgtctttcgacgtccagaccagacttaagtataaagaattcgcaacttttgaaaaactcatagaaaaagctgaaatgacggccatggcagtagaagaagcccaagttagatctagactaaatgcttttcaggccaaatacgTCGAACCTAATAGAGAATTTACTAAAGTAAAGGAAGCTTTAGATCGCCTTAGTTCCCAGGTGGAATCAAACACtcaccaaaaacatttagaagaaaacatggagaaaatgcaaagaCAATTGTCCACCAGGagaaacgtgagtttttcacagcgctcaccacagttaaaccctccaatcaataaaacaggggatttatatttttgtgattttcacaacgattggggctatcactcaataaacaattgtaaagcaagggagagtcaagctaatgataaatgttttcgttgtaaagaaattggacaccgagcaaacttttgtccccagataaaaatttgaaacccactcctccagagggttatgacggaaatgggaaaaaacttcctttgtttgaagaaaggggaaactaaaaactaccgatgtaagcgttgggcccctcggtggaactaagaaaaagccccgacatcatataaatagtttagcagtaaaatctacagttcctaggataagaataaaaataggaaattctgttgtaaaagcgctgtttgacactggagccgagagaagcgttattagcagcacattttttcataagcttaaagaaggaaaggaattaattaatttcactaaagaggtagatgtggatcttttcagcataaatgacaggcgcctcgtcacggaaggcacaattaccgttaacttttttgtggcagaagaaacgccacgccaagcacttaggcagaaattcatagtcgtaaatggaattgttgaagattgcgttctagggcgcgatgcactttggaaacatcagtttatctataacggaaaacaacagtccatctaccgagtcccggaaattgatcacttccaggaaacagaaaatccctttgtgattagcaaatctttgagaattcctccaaattccactagtctcctagagactagagaagaggaaactcaccctttcaaccctctcaatacttgtcattttgttagatgctgtaataTTCCCTCCGGGCTTAGCTTGGAACCCtacatctctacgacaccaaatcgttcgctccgtgtggtggctgttaatggaacagataaaaccatatttctacctcgccttacagtgttaggaacccttcatatttccagaccttcaagaaagcctgttgaaacaatggcttcaattagcGTAGCTTCAGATCCAATCAACACAGTAGCCGTTGAGTCGGCTATTCCAGACATAgatgaggaaaacaaagagaatttgcgtagattaataataaataattataacagttttgcttttaaaacaagtgagttaggccatacaactttagtaaaacatgtcattgacacacaaggacaaggtcctattcgtcaaagggcatatcgcacgtctccaaaacaaaaagagatagctaaaaatatcattgatgaactgatgcaaaataaaataattcgttattcgatgtccccgtgggcagccccgatagtattagtaagtaagaaaacaggggatgtccgtttgtgtgtagattttagaaaattaaatgcaattacaaaaaagattctttccctttacctcgtattgacgacgttttagatttacttgtgggacagaggtatttttccacattagatcttgcctccggatattggcaaattgagctcgaggaggaatccaaagaaaaaacagccttcatagtcgatgacaatttgtacgaatggaatcgtttggcgtttggtttaaccaacgccccgggaacgtttcaaagactgatgaattcagttttacgaagagttattggaaaaatttgtctcgtttatcttgacgacataataattttttcaagaacaattgaagagcattttagcaatttgaagactgttttttccctcttagaaaacgcgcacctaaaaatgaaattgtcaaaatgtaaatttttagcgcaatccgtttcctatcttggacacgtaatcacggctgaaggaataaaaccagaccctgctaaaattgaaatccttgttaattacaaaagacctggtacagtaaaagaattacaatcgtttttgggactagccagttactacagacgatttgtaaaaaatttctctaccgtcgcccaccccttgttatcacagaccaaaggaaaacctactgatagtgtaacttggaaaacagatgaaattgcagcttttgagtacttgcgacaatgtttaatatcagaacctatcttgatatatccggatttttcaaaggaatttctgatttacacggacgcaagtaactatggcttaggagccgtcctttctcagatgaaagacggaaaggaccaaCCTATAGCCTATGCAAGCAAACATCTTAATATAggggaaatcaagtattcgacaatagaaaaagaggctgcagcagtagtgtttgggataaaacgtttccgacattacttacaagatcaaccttttgttattgtaagtgatcacaggcctcttcagtggttgcagacttttaaagacgaaacagggcgactaggtagatgggcgatcttgttatctaatatgaagttcagtgttaagtaccgaccaggtcgagtacacgaaaatgctgattttctttctagaataccgatgaatctaatatctgccattcctgcagacaacaacgtaatgtgtcaagaacagcagaaagattctctgtgcaaagcaatcgttacgtttttggaacaaaatgaaccttggaaaaagaagatggcccgatgccttcttgggtcggtgaaatagattatttctttgtagaaaatggtcttttatgtaaacactacgaacctacgtcagtgaaaagaagaaactttgaacagtgtcaagtggttgttccactttctctgagaaagcaacttttacaagaatatcatgattccccattgtcaggacatatggcaactaggcgaacattctttcgtctaagggacaaatactattggcctaccatgttacgggatgttaaggaatattgcacttcttgtgaaccttgtgcgctgggacgtcgagtgcacagtacgaaagcctatctcaacccgttagacctcgctacaagaccttttgaagtattgggcttagatttcctaggtccaatcaaaccgcattcacttcaaggaaacaattatatattagtaatcacggattacttttctaaatggatagaagtcattcctcttaccaactgtaccgccctcagtactagtaaagccttagtagaacgaattattttacatcatggtcccccgaaagcaataattacagatcgaggcagtaattttacttctgaattattttctgcgctttgtagagctttaaacattaaacgcatgaaaa
This sequence is a window from Daphnia magna isolate NIES linkage group LG7, ASM2063170v1.1, whole genome shotgun sequence. Protein-coding genes within it:
- the LOC123474278 gene encoding uncharacterized protein LOC123474278, whose protein sequence is MTLFSNVGIYVDRERSGRFDDWLAHLESVLVLGDFEESRKIILLRSKLYGEAADEFDNFKLENPISAQIYDRVKERLIKLFHSTETRSKQSVEFHNMQREPEENMRRYANRIRKAFHLAYPIKSTIDKATAFSREQIMMDRFLEGLSFDVQTRLKYKEFATFEKLIEKAEMTAMAVEEAQVRSRLNAFQAKYVEPNREFTKVKEALDRLSSQVESNTHQKHLEENMEKMQRQLSTRRNVSFSQRSPQLNPPINKTGDLYFCDFHNDWGYHSINNCKARESQANDKCFRCKEIGHRANFCPQIKI